In the Oryza glaberrima chromosome 6, OglaRS2, whole genome shotgun sequence genome, one interval contains:
- the LOC127776821 gene encoding protein WEAK CHLOROPLAST MOVEMENT UNDER BLUE LIGHT 1-like, with translation MAEKNLEEPDSPLIASLSAPKFMQNSAEPELTAGTDCENSNLQNRETANFEAAMQEELPEILVGNKSNLQEISTEQKAPISVCATPSEVDNSGLVSASDPHAFSVTSQNDDESTEPSSDSTTIPPSEKNTHSTSQTSDRLKAVVQLQDTPLHNTGDDAFCSYSVKASYETSAATPAKVKEKKPHLMHRFNERQMSLRDMRQKAPAPLNRSNSGKNFRTDNTFVDTTTHIESVKVAASRFGGSVNWKTRITEPEQENEIVLELDRLKKEISESKRQAEAVEAAKVPLSNEYEKTKRLIEGLEHDLEKAQEEEIIARLGLELFQLIVHEMREGDTSDGGVTGREKLNIIKEQYNAVLANLMLVKDESGKVQENYETLLIERDISIGKAQLAVSMSEGAVRKVEELTVELNRLKVELELAHSTCHDAEKHSKDTSLACDEDSLKWKSDLRQAEEELNQLAKKISSIEELKSTLDTSTGLLLKLKNELAGYVEAKPIDKEAQGNITQRSLHNEVILSTRELEECLMSVDKVRDEVCALNVAAASLKAELIKEKTALATMKQMEATSSIAAASLRVEIQLALRELEAVQAKEKESRNGMLGLQKIMEDTAKEADESKSIAREAQEKLRKAKEDMDHAKSCLDTMEFRIQAVLKEMEATKESMRLAIDALRPFDSELPVDIEEQGSQIVTVDLDEYQSLIAKSSKAEELVHERTASAIAQAKIAKESESRILSTLSETHKVLEQRKQALVAATERADRATEGKLAMEQELRKWREENEQRRKAGEASKSQLNPSSTPVIIVERSSDTKSTSKDDSYASVHPLLDMSARSTPNDSALLSNKKKRKKLSFFPRITMFFTRKKSRAAI, from the exons ATGGCAGAGAAGAATCTTGAAGAGCCTGACTCCCCTCTAATTGCATCTTTGTCGGCACCGAAATTCATGCAAAATTCTGCAGAGCCTGAGCTAACTGCAGGTACTGATTGTGAGAACAGTAATCTTCAGAACAGAGAAACAGCCAACTTTGAGGCAGCAATGCAGGAAGAACTTCCAGAAATCTTAGTTGGCAACAAAAGCAATCTGCAAGAAATATCAACAGAACAAAAGGCTCCTATTAGCGTCTGCGCAACTCCATCTGAAGTAGACAACAGTGGACTTGTATCTGCCAGTGATCCTCATGCTTTTTCAGTGACCTCTCAGAATGATGATGAATCAACAGAACCCAGCAGTGATTCTACCACAATTCCACCTTCAGAGAAGAACACCCACTCAACTTCACAGACCTCCGACAGGCTGAAAGCAGTGGTCCAACTACAAGATACACCCCTGCATAACACTGGGGATGATGCCTTTTGTTCCTATTCTGTGAAGGCTTCATATGAGACTTCAGCTGCGACACCAGCAAAGGTGAAAGAAAAGAAGCCACATCTGATGCATCGTTTTAATGAGCGCCAAATGAGCTTAAGAGACATGCGGCAGAAGGCCCCTGCACCTTTGAACAGATCAAACAGCGGGAAGAACTTCAGAACAGATAACACCTTTGTCGATACAACAACCCACATTGAATCAGTTAAGGTGGCGGCCTCAAGATTTGGTGGCAGCGTCAACTGGAAAACTCGTATAACAGAGCCAGAGCAG GAGAATGAAATCGTACTTGAACTTGATAGGCTGAAGAAGGAAATTTCAGAAAGTAAACGACAAGCAGAGGCTGTAGAGGCAGCAAAGGTGCCTCTGTCCAACGAGTATGAGAAAACAAAGAGGCTAATTGAAGGATTGGAACATGACCTGGAAAAGGCACAAGAGGAGGAGATAATTGCGAGGTTGGGTTTGGAGTTATTTCAGTTAATAGTACATGAGATGCGGGAAGGAGATACCAGTGATGGTGGTGTCACTGGCAGGGAGAAATTGAATATAATCAAAGAACAGTACAACGCAGTGCTGGCCAACTTAATGTTAGTGAAGGATGAGTCCGGAAAAGTGCAGGAGAATTATGAGACCTTGTTGATTGAACGGGATATTTCTATCGGGAAAGCTCAGTTAGCCGTTTCAATGTCTGAAGGTGCTGTAAGGAAGGTTGAGGAGCTCACCGTAGAACTTAACAGACTGAAGGTGGAGTTGGAATTGGCTCATTCCACATGCCATGATGCTGAAAAACATAGTAAAGACACGTCCTTGGCATGTGATGAGGATTCCCTTAAATGGAAGAGTGATCTGAGGCAAGCAGAAGAGGAGCTCAATCAGCTCGCCAAGAAAATTTCTTCTATTGAAGAATTGAAATCAACACTTGACACATCAACCGGCTTGTTGCTCAAGCTGAAAAATGAGCTAGCTGGATATGTGGAAGCTAAGCCAATTGATAAAGAAGCACAAGGAAATATTACTCAAAGATCTTTACACAATGAAGTTATTCTATCTACACGAGAGTTGGAGGAGTGTCTGATGAGCGTAGATAAGGTGAGAGATGAAGTTTGTGCTCTGAATGTTGCTGCGGCATCGCTAAAAGCAGAGTTGATCAAAGAGAAAACGGCACTTGCTACCATGAAGCAGATGGAAGCGACGTCATCCATCGCTGCTGCATCTCTAAGGGTGGAGATTCAGCTAGCACTCCGGGAACTGGAAGCAGTTCAGGCCAAGGAGAAAGAATCCCGAAATGGAATGCTTGGGTTGCAGAAGATTATGGAAGATACAGCCAAAGAAGCTGATGAGTCTAAGTCCATCGCAAGAGAGGCACAGGAGAAGCTAAGAAAGGCCAAGGAGGATATGGACCATGCAAAATCTTGTCTTGATACTATGGAATTCAGGATCCAGGCAGTTCTAAAGGAGATGGAGGCCACGAAAGAGTCCATGAGGCTGGCAATTGATGCCCTCAGACCGTTTGACAGTGAGCTTCCAGTGGATATCGAGGAACAAGGCTCTCAGATAGTCACAGTTGACCTGGATGAATACCAATCTCTCATTGCGAAATCCAGCAAGGCAGAAGAACTTGTCCATGAAAGGACGGCTTCTGCAATTGCACAGGCCAAGATAGCCAAGGAGTCCGAGTCTCGTATCTTATCAACACTGAGTGAAACACACAAGGTTTTGGAACAACGAAAGCAGGCATTGGTTGCTGCCACAGAGAGAGCTGATAGAGCCACTGAAGGCAAGCTTGCCATGGAGCAAGAATTGAGAAAATGGAGAGAAGAGAATGAGCAGCGTCGTAAGGCTGGCGAAGCTTCGAAATCGCAACTTAATCCATCAAGCACCCCTGTGATCATCGTTGAACGCAGCAGCGACACCAAGAGCACAAGCAAGGATGATAGTTACGCCTCGGTTCATCCACTGCTGGATATGTCTGCGAGGAGTACCCCTAATGATTCAGCGTTGCTCTCGaataagaagaaaagaaagaagctgTCGTTCTTCCCCCGCATCACCATGTTCTTCACGAGGAAGAAGTCTAGAGCtgctatatga
- the LOC127776820 gene encoding putative pentatricopeptide repeat-containing protein At3g01580: MTTRHHRFSRFIKNSSSPSKSKRTHAESPDASSTPSSAIPPRVDAVSRLLRATRSAKCFSKLHARLAVTGALREDASVVAGAVERYLFFGKPASAAAVFAGFYRGRAEVYDLNIAVRCFSDHGFHRELLGLYREVCAFGSDNFTFPPVIRACAAVSWLRLGKEVQCRVVRTGHGGNVGVQTALLDMYAKSGQVDLSRRVFDGMKSRDLISWNAMISGYSLNGCLLEAAEALKQMQQDGFRPNASSLVGIVSMVSGLGVRDAGDPLHAFALKSGVLGDESLTPAFISMYAAFGHLSSSLSLFHQSLVDNLVSCNSMISVCMQHGAWEKAFGVFRLMRCKGLVPNLVTVVSILPCCSNFFGINHGESVHGMVIKFGLAEQVSVVSALVSMYSKLGDLDSAVFLFSSVTEKSQLLWNSLISGYLVNNKWNMVMGSVRRMQIEGVDPDALTVISVISKCRHTEDLHVGKSIHAYAVRSRLELNESVMNALLAMYADCGQLSICCKLFHTMEVRTLISWNTIISGFAENGDSVACLRFFCQMRLADMQFDLVTLIALISSLSAIEDITVGESVHSLAIRSGCNLDVSVANALITMYTNCGIIQAGEKLFDSLSSVNTISYNALMTGYRKNNLFEEILPLFYHMIKNDQKPNIITLLNLLPICHSQLQGKTVHSYAIRNFSKLETSLFTSAICMYSRFNNLEYCHNLFCLVGERNNIVWNAILSACVQCKQAGVAFDYFRQIQFLNVKTDAVTMLALISACSQLGKADLAECVTAIALQKGFDGTIVVLNALIDMHSRCGSISFARKIFDISLEKDSVSWSTMINAYSMHGDGGSALDLFLMMVSSGIKPDDITFVSVLSACSRSGFLEQGRTLFRSMLADHGITPRMEHYACMVDLLGRTGHLDEAYDIVTTMPFRPSKSLLESLLGACRFHRNSKLGESVGKILTESDHGNPRSYVMLSNIYASAGKWSDYERLRSDMEAKGLIKDVGVSLIGGTY, translated from the coding sequence ATGACCACGCGCCACCACAGATTCTCAAGATTCATCAAAAACTCAAGTTCCCCATCCAAATCCAAGCGAACCCACGCAGAATCCCCGGACGCCTCCTCGACCCCATCAAGCGCGATTCCACCACGAGTCGACGCTGTCTCCAGGCTCTTGCGCGCCACCCGTTCGGCGAAATGCTTCAGCAAGCTCCACGCGCGGCTCGCCGTCACGGGCGCGCTCCGGGAGGACGCCTCCGTCGTCGCGGGCGCCGTCGAGAGGTACCTCTTCTTCGGTAAGCccgcttcggcggcggcggtgttcgcCGGGTTCTACCGCGGCCGCGCCGAGGTGTATGACCTGAACATTGCCGTCCGGTGCTTCTCGGACCATGGGTTCCACCGGGAGCTTCTTGGCCTCTACCGGGAGGTGTGCGCCTTTGGGTCCGACAACTTCACGTTCCCGCCGGTCATCAGGGCTTGCGCCGCCGTTTCTTGGCTCCGGCTGGGGAAGGAGGTGCAGTGCCGGGTTGTGCGGACAGGGCATGGTGGAAATGTCGGAGTGCAGACTGCGCTGCTTGACATGTATGCTAAGTCTGGTCAGGTTGATCTGTCGAGGAGAGTCTTTGATGGCATGAAGAGCAGAGACCTGATCTCCTGGAACGCGATGATTTCTGGCTATTCTCTGAATGGCTGTTTACTGGAAGCTGCTGAGGCTTTGAAGCAGATGCAGCAGGATGGTTTCAGGCCCAATGCTAGCTCTCTTGTTGGCATTGTCAGTATGGTCAGTGGTTTAGGAGTAAGGGATGCCGGTGATCCGTTGCACGCATTCGCACTGAAATCTGGTGTCCTTGGTGACGAGTCCCTTACACCTGCTTTCATCTCAATGTATGCCGCGTTCGGTCATCTTTCATCATCCTTGTCACTATTTCATCAGAGTTTGGTGGATAATTTGGTATCTTGCAATTCCATGATCTCAGTGTGCATGCAGCATGGAGCTTGGGAGAAAGCATTTGGGGTATTCAGATTGATGCGTTGCAAAGGGCTAGTGCCTAATCTGGTTACAGTGGTATCTATCCTTCCATGTTGCAGTAATTTCTTTGGTATAAACCATGGTGAGTCTGTGCATGGTATGGTTATCAAGTTTGGTCTTGCAGAACAGGTTTCTGTTGTCAGTGCTCTGGTTTCCATGTATTCGAAGCTTGGGGACTTGGATTCAGCTGTGTTTCTTTTCTCTAGTGTTACCGAGAAGAGTCAACTCTTGTGGAACTCCTTAATTTCTGGGTACCTTGTGAATAACAAATGGAACATGGTTATGGGTTCAGTACGAAGGATGCAAATTGAAGGAGTTGATCCAGATGCATTAACTGTCATTAGTGTGATCTCGAAATGCAGACACACAGAAGATTTACATGTCGGGAAATCTATACATGCATATGCTGTCAGAAGCAGACTTGAATTGAATGAGAGTGTGATGAATGCACTCCTTGCTATGTATGCCGACTGCGGGCAGCTCTCAATTTGTTGTAAGTTATTTCACACAATGGAAGTGCGGACATTAATATCTTGGAACACTATAATATCTGGTTTTGCTGAAAATGGAGATTCAGTGGCTTGTTTAAGATTTTTCTGCCAAATGCGCCTGGCAGACATGCAGTTTGATCTAGTAACGCTGATTGCGCTTATCAGCAGCCTTTCTGCCATTGAGGATATTACAGTTGGAGAATCTGTTCATTCTTTAGCAATTAGAAGTGGATGCAACTTGGATGTTTCTGTTGCAAATGCCCTCATTACTATGTACACCAACTGTGGTATTATTCAGGCTGGTGAGAAACTCTTTGATAGCTTGTCTTCAGTGAACACAATCTCTTACAATGCTCTGATGACAGGATACCGCAAAAACAACTTATTTGAGGAGATCCTACCTTTATTCTATCATATGATCAAGAATGATCAGAAGCCAAATATTATTACGCTGCTGAATTTATTGCCTATCTGTCATAGCCAGTTGCAAGGGAAGACTGTTCACAGCTATGCAATTCGAAATTTCTCCAAGCTAGAAACATCTCTCTTTACATCAGCCATTTGTATGTATAGTAGGTTCAACAATTTAGAATATTGCCACAACCTTTTTTGTTTGGTAGGTGAAAGAAACAACATAGTGTGGAATGCCATCCTATCTGCTTGTGTGCAATGTAAGCAGGCTGGAGTTGCATTTGATTACTTCAGGCAAATACAGTTCCTAAATGTTAAAACTGATGCAGTAACCATGTTGGCACTTATCTCAGCATGTTCACAGCTTGGAAAGGCAGATTTGGCAGAATGTGTCACAGCAATTGCACTGCAGAAGGGCTTTGATGGAACCATTGTTGTTCTCAATGCTCTTATAGATATGCATTCAAGGTGCGGAAGCATATCTTTTGCAAGGAAGATCTTTGATATCTCGCTGGAAAAAGATTCTGTCTCTTGGAGTACAATGATTAATGCCTACAGTATGCATGGGGATGGTGGGTCTGCCCTTGACCTTTTCTTGATGATGGTATCTTCAGGAATCAAGCCTGATGACATAACTTTTGTTAGTGTTTTATCAGCCTGCAGTCGAAGTGGATTTCTCGAGCAAGGAAGAACATTATTCAGATCAATGCTTGCAGATCATGGCATCACACCAAGAATGGAGcattatgcatgcatggtagATCTATTGGGCCGAACTGGACACTTGGATGAAGCATATGATATTGTTACAACGATGCCATTCAGACCATCCAAAAGTTTGCTTGAGTCATTGCTTGGAGCCTGTAGGTTTCATCGAAATTCTAAACTTGGTGAATCTGTTGGGAAAATACTCACTGAATCTGACCATGGAAATCCAAGATCTTATGTCATGCTCTCTAACATCTATGCTTCAGCGGGCAAATGGAGTGATTACGAGCGACTGCGGTCAGATATGGAAGCAAAAGGATTGATAAAAGATGTGGGAGTTAGCTTAATTGGGGGAACATACTGA